A single Gloeocapsa sp. PCC 73106 DNA region contains:
- a CDS encoding methyltransferase domain-containing protein, translated as MDNALNQRIGAFYDASTELWEEVWGEHLHHGYYGKNGDYVVNRRQAQIDLIEELLAWSQIQQAQSILDVGCGVGGSTLYLAQKFNSPATGITLSSLQQQRGEQRAKAANLEQKITFQLADALELPFANDSFDLVWSLESGEHMADKNRFLQECYRVLQPGGNLILATWCHRSTNSVAGLLTLSEKRLLEQIYQVYCLPYVISLPEYQAIALNIGFEQIQVDDWSTAVAPFWYKVVESMFEPRSLIGLVQGNFQTLQSALAVGLMIRGYQRGLIRFGLLSAQKPNLV; from the coding sequence ATGGATAACGCACTCAATCAACGCATTGGAGCATTCTACGACGCCTCAACCGAACTATGGGAGGAGGTATGGGGTGAACATCTCCATCACGGTTATTACGGTAAAAACGGAGACTACGTAGTTAATCGGCGTCAGGCGCAAATCGATTTAATCGAGGAGTTGTTAGCTTGGTCCCAAATTCAACAAGCCCAATCAATCCTAGACGTAGGCTGTGGTGTAGGGGGTAGTACTCTGTATCTAGCTCAAAAATTTAACTCCCCAGCCACGGGAATTACTCTCTCTTCCCTACAACAGCAACGAGGGGAACAAAGAGCCAAAGCTGCTAATTTAGAGCAAAAAATTACTTTTCAGCTCGCTGACGCTTTAGAATTACCGTTTGCTAATGATTCCTTTGATTTAGTCTGGTCTCTAGAAAGTGGAGAACATATGGCTGATAAAAACCGCTTTCTGCAAGAATGTTACCGAGTTTTACAACCAGGGGGGAACTTAATCCTGGCAACCTGGTGTCATCGCTCCACTAACTCTGTAGCAGGATTACTTACTCTTTCAGAAAAAAGACTTCTAGAACAAATTTATCAAGTTTATTGTCTACCCTACGTGATCTCTTTGCCAGAGTATCAGGCGATCGCCCTAAATATTGGTTTTGAGCAAATTCAAGTAGACGATTGGTCCACTGCTGTTGCCCCTTTTTGGTACAAAGTTGTCGAGTCTATGTTTGAACCTCGATCCTTAATTGGCTTAGTACAAGGGAACTTTCAAACCCTCCAATCTGCCTTAGCCGTTGGCTTAATGATTCGCGGTTACCAAAGGGGTCTAATTCGTTTTGGCTTACTCTCAGCTCAGAAACCAAATTTGGTATAA
- a CDS encoding 2-succinylbenzoate--CoA ligase, whose product MILSQLQHNWLVNYDNFRFSHQVEQIITQLTDFWQDPLPPRILLADTEPHRFLAVFFACVALDYPVFLANPHWKTKEWQEIYQLVKPNLIWHQQEQVFFKASSSITNCPGTIMIPTGGSSGKIRFAMHNWRTLSAAVNGFVEYFESGRVNSCCLLPLYHVGGLMQCLRSFLTGGKLLLLAYAALKNNQFKWEFDTQNYFLSLVPTQLQHLLELNPECLSGFSTILVGGAPTWTTLLDRARKHQIPLALTYGMTETAAQIVTLKPYEFLKGNNSSGRVLEHAHITITDQEGNILPQGKTGTISIKADSLCLGYYPHLFSPDFCFLSQDLGRFDVQDYLTILGRSNRSIITGGETVFPEEVESVILDTGLVRDVCVLGLADNYWGEVITAVYVSATPNQGHQEISIAIQEKLSKYKCPKYWLECDRLPRNLQGKINHQELKQWAITQL is encoded by the coding sequence TTGATCCTCTCTCAACTCCAACACAATTGGTTAGTCAACTACGATAATTTTCGCTTTTCTCACCAGGTAGAGCAAATTATCACCCAGTTAACTGATTTTTGGCAAGATCCCTTACCCCCTAGGATATTACTAGCTGATACAGAACCTCATCGTTTTTTAGCGGTGTTTTTCGCCTGTGTCGCCCTCGATTACCCCGTTTTTCTGGCTAATCCTCACTGGAAAACCAAAGAATGGCAGGAAATATATCAACTAGTAAAACCTAATTTGATTTGGCATCAACAAGAACAAGTATTTTTTAAGGCTTCAAGCAGTATTACCAATTGCCCCGGGACAATTATGATTCCCACTGGAGGATCTTCAGGAAAAATTCGGTTTGCTATGCACAATTGGCGCACTCTCAGCGCTGCTGTGAATGGTTTTGTCGAGTATTTTGAATCAGGTAGGGTAAATTCTTGTTGTCTTCTTCCTCTTTACCATGTGGGAGGATTAATGCAGTGTTTACGTTCCTTTCTCACCGGTGGAAAACTATTACTCTTGGCTTATGCAGCTTTAAAGAATAATCAATTTAAATGGGAGTTCGACACTCAAAACTATTTTTTATCTCTAGTGCCAACTCAACTGCAACATTTGCTGGAATTAAATCCAGAATGCTTATCCGGTTTCTCTACTATACTCGTCGGTGGCGCTCCTACTTGGACAACTTTACTCGATCGCGCTAGAAAACATCAAATCCCTCTCGCTTTAACCTACGGTATGACTGAAACAGCCGCGCAAATCGTCACCCTCAAACCTTATGAGTTTTTGAAGGGTAATAACAGTTCGGGTAGAGTTCTTGAGCACGCTCATATTACCATTACCGATCAAGAGGGTAATATACTCCCACAGGGAAAAACGGGAACTATTAGCATTAAAGCCGATTCTCTATGTTTAGGGTATTATCCCCACCTTTTTAGTCCAGATTTCTGCTTTTTAAGTCAGGATTTGGGCAGATTTGACGTACAGGATTACCTGACTATCTTGGGACGTAGTAACCGCAGCATTATTACTGGGGGTGAAACGGTTTTCCCCGAAGAGGTTGAATCAGTAATTTTAGACACTGGGTTAGTTCGTGATGTTTGTGTTTTAGGCTTGGCGGATAATTATTGGGGAGAGGTAATTACGGCAGTTTACGTATCTGCAACTCCTAATCAAGGACATCAAGAGATATCTATAGCGATCCAAGAGAAACTAAGCAAGTATAAGTGTCCTAAGTATTGGTTAGAGTGCGATCGCTTACCTCGTAATCTTCAAGGCAAAATTAATCATCAAGAACTAAAGCAATGGGCAATTACACAGCTATGA
- a CDS encoding zinc ribbon domain-containing protein yields the protein YKIEDKGGLMLMLDPKKIKPSQRCPNCGAVHKDWANLSNREHLCSDCGFKIPRDKGSAMVMYNVATNKQPGLGTSLDNLGCSSSTSKERKRKHTGSLKQLGQVKRQKRSSQA from the coding sequence TACAAAATCGAAGATAAAGGCGGCTTAATGCTGATGCTTGATCCTAAAAAAATCAAACCATCACAAAGATGTCCAAACTGTGGCGCAGTTCATAAAGATTGGGCTAATTTGTCAAACAGAGAGCACTTATGCTCAGATTGCGGGTTCAAAATTCCTAGAGATAAAGGATCTGCGATGGTGATGTACAACGTTGCCACGAATAAGCAACCGGGGTTAGGAACTAGCCTCGATAACCTTGGATGTTCTAGCTCTACTTCAAAGGAACGTAAGCGTAAGCATACGGGTTCATTGAAGCAACTAGGGCAAGTGAAGAGGCAGAAACGCTCATCTCAGGCGTAG
- a CDS encoding o-succinylbenzoate synthase — translation MSKITFSFATYQRPFVTPLVTHHGTWEVRSGIIIRIADDEGRVGWGEIAPLSWFGSETLAQAIAFCQEIEKKSLTEAVIKEIPSHLTACQFGFECALEDLYHHPTVAEDSLDYSYLLPAGKEALRACQQERRTTFKWKIGVKPLEEELEIFTQLVPLLQGAKVRLDANGGLSLAKAIAWLKIADETGVVEFLEQPLPPAQFQEMLELSREYQTAIALDESVATLTQLEACYHNQWRGIYVIKPAIAGSPQKLRRLCRELKLDLVFSSVFESKIGRQAVLNLARELGTQRALGFSINHWFKEI, via the coding sequence ATGTCCAAGATAACTTTTAGCTTTGCTACCTATCAACGTCCCTTTGTTACTCCTCTGGTAACTCACCATGGTACTTGGGAAGTAAGATCTGGGATTATTATCCGTATCGCTGACGATGAGGGTAGGGTAGGATGGGGTGAAATCGCCCCTTTATCTTGGTTTGGCTCAGAAACATTAGCACAAGCGATCGCATTTTGTCAAGAGATAGAGAAAAAAAGTTTAACAGAAGCAGTCATCAAAGAGATTCCCAGTCATCTGACTGCTTGCCAATTTGGTTTTGAATGCGCTTTAGAAGACTTATACCATCATCCCACAGTAGCAGAAGACTCCCTCGATTATAGTTACTTACTCCCCGCGGGAAAAGAAGCGTTAAGAGCTTGTCAACAAGAAAGAAGAACCACCTTTAAATGGAAAATTGGGGTTAAACCCTTAGAAGAAGAATTAGAGATTTTTACTCAACTCGTACCCCTGTTACAAGGTGCTAAAGTGCGACTGGACGCGAATGGAGGATTAAGCTTAGCAAAAGCGATCGCCTGGTTAAAAATAGCTGATGAAACTGGAGTCGTAGAATTTCTAGAACAACCCCTACCCCCTGCACAATTCCAGGAGATGTTAGAGTTAAGCAGAGAATACCAGACTGCGATCGCTCTAGATGAATCCGTCGCCACCTTGACGCAGTTAGAAGCTTGTTATCATAACCAATGGCGAGGAATATACGTAATTAAACCCGCGATCGCCGGTTCCCCCCAAAAATTACGACGACTTTGTCGTGAATTGAAACTCGATTTAGTCTTTTCATCCGTATTTGAGAGTAAAATTGGCAGACAAGCGGTGTTAAACTTAGCTAGGGAATTAGGTACCCAACGTGCTTTGGGTTTTAGTATCAATCACTGGTTTAAAGAAATTTGA
- a CDS encoding DNA double-strand break repair nuclease NurA, whose protein sequence is MLDLTKLARQLPGISEQMYQEVAVSKQRLTKAIALLSQAQANLEELLAKQKQWGDRLIFAAATPVEALDTPLTLGVSAFSHSVFATDGSQIAPSHHEIAYCYLLNIGRIMLHYGQNLHPLLDSLPEIYYKPEDLYISKKWGIRTEEWMGYRRTVAEAKVLAEMACAWVKPPGAHYEPNLALVDGSLIYWFLEVLPHEAKDLLLPEIFQAWSNLQEQKIPLVSYISAPRSSESINFLRLQACPYPKPNCQSQCGNLDKLPCQVVEPLRDATLWAYLLKPGERSPLWRSNLRILDLYPESYRVYFCYINVGTEIARVEMPAWVALDSTLLEQALGIVLAQVYKGYGYPIALAEAHNQAVVKSGDRARFFALLEDQMIRAGLKNVGISYKESSKRISIA, encoded by the coding sequence ATGCTCGACTTAACTAAGTTGGCGAGACAATTACCCGGGATTAGCGAGCAAATGTACCAGGAGGTAGCAGTTTCCAAACAAAGATTAACCAAAGCAATAGCATTGTTAAGTCAAGCTCAAGCTAACTTAGAAGAATTATTAGCAAAACAGAAGCAATGGGGCGATCGCCTAATTTTCGCAGCGGCCACTCCCGTCGAAGCTTTAGATACTCCACTGACTTTAGGCGTTTCCGCTTTTAGTCACAGCGTCTTCGCCACCGATGGCTCTCAGATAGCCCCGTCTCACCACGAAATAGCCTACTGTTATCTGCTCAATATCGGTAGGATTATGCTGCACTATGGGCAAAATTTACATCCCCTCCTCGATAGTTTGCCAGAAATTTACTACAAACCAGAAGACTTATATATTTCCAAAAAATGGGGTATTCGCACCGAAGAATGGATGGGATACAGACGCACCGTAGCAGAAGCAAAAGTATTAGCCGAGATGGCTTGTGCGTGGGTTAAACCACCTGGGGCGCATTACGAACCCAATTTAGCCTTAGTAGATGGTTCATTGATTTACTGGTTTCTAGAAGTATTACCCCATGAAGCTAAAGATTTGCTCCTACCAGAGATCTTTCAAGCTTGGTCAAATTTGCAGGAGCAAAAAATCCCTCTGGTGAGTTACATCAGCGCCCCTCGCAGTAGCGAGAGTATTAACTTTTTACGTTTACAAGCTTGTCCTTACCCCAAACCTAACTGTCAAAGCCAATGCGGTAATCTGGATAAACTCCCTTGTCAAGTAGTAGAACCCTTGCGAGATGCCACTCTCTGGGCTTACTTATTAAAGCCAGGGGAAAGAAGCCCATTGTGGCGCAGCAATCTGCGAATTTTAGATTTATACCCCGAATCCTATCGCGTTTATTTCTGCTATATCAATGTGGGAACAGAGATAGCACGTGTAGAAATGCCCGCATGGGTAGCATTGGATTCAACCTTACTAGAGCAAGCCCTAGGAATAGTATTAGCGCAAGTATATAAAGGTTATGGCTATCCCATCGCTTTAGCAGAAGCCCACAATCAAGCGGTGGTTAAGTCAGGCGATCGCGCCCGTTTTTTTGCCCTATTAGAAGACCAAATGATTCGTGCCGGCTTAAAGAATGTGGGTATATCTTATAAAGAAAGTAGTAAACGCATAAGTATAGCCTGA